One Candidatus Peregrinibacteria bacterium DNA segment encodes these proteins:
- a CDS encoding lipoprotein gives MKKLLLALSLTLILTACSETAPVETDPTDETPTKAVDIEIDSSDWVALQGQGFYVLAPAGWTLTSEQGVESYAGTISGDGMSLSFDYGAFVDDEFKDQNADYASSKENIDGKDSIIYLPRNTIEGKLGIFMNVSENEKLSMTGEALDLNERLTLLKVLRSVELD, from the coding sequence ATGAAAAAACTTTTATTGGCCCTCAGTTTGACTTTAATCCTCACGGCTTGCTCCGAAACAGCTCCCGTAGAAACCGACCCCACCGATGAAACACCGACCAAAGCGGTGGACATTGAAATCGACAGCAGCGATTGGGTAGCCCTTCAAGGACAAGGCTTTTATGTGCTCGCTCCCGCTGGATGGACTCTGACCTCTGAACAAGGCGTCGAAAGTTACGCGGGCACCATTTCTGGTGATGGAATGAGCCTGAGCTTTGATTACGGCGCCTTCGTAGACGATGAATTCAAAGACCAAAATGCCGATTACGCCAGCAGCAAAGAAAACATTGATGGAAAAGACTCCATCATTTATTTGCCACGCAACACCATTGAAGGAAAGCTGGGTATTTTCATGAACGTTTCCGAGAACGAAAAGCTCTCCATGACCGGAGAAGCCCTTGATCTCAATGAACGTCTCACCTTGCTCAAAGTTTTACGCAGCGTGGAACTGGATTGA
- a CDS encoding FAD-dependent oxidoreductase — translation MLHDMIIIGGGCAGLSASIYARRYNMDVVVLTEGLGGTITTTHLVENYPGFTSVSGQELADAFINHAKANDVPFRLGSRVTRVWQESSSGKDPIFKVQFGVDVHEARTVLLATGTTYRKLDVPGEAELASKGVSYCATCDAPFYKGKNVIIVGGGDSSVKESLILAEHAKQVTIVYRGEKITKAEPINMKRVEATPNIAIRLKANIVEILGDKRVQKVKFDDGSEMDVDGVFIEIGRIPLTDMVNDLGVEKNEKGEIKINLMSETSIPGFYAAGDVADTEWKQAIVSADEGCKAAFRAFEFVSAQKAKQ, via the coding sequence ATGCTCCACGACATGATCATCATCGGCGGTGGGTGTGCAGGCCTTTCCGCCTCCATCTACGCTCGCCGTTACAACATGGACGTCGTCGTCCTCACCGAAGGACTCGGCGGCACCATCACCACCACTCACCTGGTTGAAAATTACCCAGGCTTCACGTCTGTTTCTGGACAAGAACTCGCGGACGCCTTCATCAACCATGCCAAAGCCAACGATGTACCCTTCCGCTTGGGAAGCCGCGTGACTCGCGTATGGCAAGAAAGCAGCTCTGGCAAAGACCCCATCTTCAAAGTGCAATTTGGTGTGGATGTGCACGAAGCTCGCACAGTGCTGCTGGCCACCGGAACCACTTATCGCAAACTCGACGTGCCCGGGGAAGCCGAACTCGCCTCCAAAGGAGTGTCCTATTGCGCCACTTGCGATGCACCTTTCTACAAAGGAAAAAACGTGATCATTGTAGGCGGAGGCGACAGCTCCGTGAAAGAGTCCCTGATTTTGGCAGAACACGCCAAACAAGTGACCATCGTTTACCGCGGCGAAAAGATCACCAAGGCCGAACCCATCAACATGAAACGGGTGGAAGCGACCCCCAACATTGCGATCCGCCTCAAGGCCAACATTGTGGAAATTCTCGGAGACAAGCGCGTTCAAAAAGTAAAATTCGACGATGGCAGCGAAATGGATGTGGACGGCGTATTTATCGAAATCGGACGCATCCCCCTCACCGACATGGTGAACGATCTGGGCGTTGAAAAGAATGAAAAAGGAGAAATTAAAATCAACCTGATGAGCGAAACTTCCATACCCGGCTTCTATGCCGCCGGCGACGTGGCCGACACCGAATGGAAACAAGCCATTGTCAGTGCGGATGAAGGCTGCAAGGCCGCCTTCCGTGCTTTTGAATTCGTTTCCGCTCAAAAGGCTAAACAATAA
- the groL gene encoding chaperonin GroEL (60 kDa chaperone family; promotes refolding of misfolded polypeptides especially under stressful conditions; forms two stacked rings of heptamers to form a barrel-shaped 14mer; ends can be capped by GroES; misfolded proteins enter the barrel where they are refolded when GroES binds), translating to MAKQIIFDDKARQKVLSGVNQLAAAVRITMGPKGRNVLLEKKFGGPLITNDGVTIAKEIDLKDPEENVGAQLVKEVATRTNDVAGDGTTTATVLAAALVEEGIRNVVAGANPVLLKKGMDKALAKVVEKLYTLAKPVKTKKEIAQVATISAQDEQVGEVLAELMEKVGHDGAITVEETKHGMGLSYKVVEGMQFDNGYISAYMVTDPARMEASYDDVHILLTDKKISSFKELLPLLEALVQSGKKELVVLAEDVDGDALTNLLVNKIRGGFSILAVKAPSFGDRRKEMLKDIAVLTGGTVISDELGLKLENATLEQLGRAGKVLATKDHTMLVDGKGDAKAIEARVAEIKATMEHSKSDFDREKMMERIAKLSGGVGVIEVGAASEVELKEKKMRIEDALNATKAAVKEGIVAGGGSALLHAAKVLEGFEGANEDENIGARLVASVLSMPTRQIAENAGKNGEVVVTEIRRGSSETYGYDALNDRYLDMVEAGIVDPTMVTRSALENAVSVAGTILTTGAVVTEIPEEKPVAGGMPDMSGMM from the coding sequence ATGGCAAAACAAATCATCTTCGACGACAAGGCTCGTCAAAAAGTGCTCTCGGGTGTGAATCAACTTGCGGCTGCGGTGCGCATCACCATGGGGCCCAAAGGGCGCAATGTGCTCCTTGAGAAAAAATTTGGAGGGCCGCTCATCACCAACGATGGAGTGACCATCGCGAAGGAGATTGACCTTAAAGATCCCGAAGAAAACGTGGGAGCTCAACTTGTAAAAGAAGTGGCCACACGCACGAACGACGTGGCTGGGGATGGAACCACGACGGCAACCGTTTTGGCGGCTGCGCTTGTGGAAGAGGGAATTCGCAATGTGGTGGCTGGCGCCAACCCTGTGCTTTTGAAAAAAGGAATGGACAAGGCACTTGCGAAAGTGGTTGAAAAACTTTATACCTTGGCGAAGCCTGTGAAAACCAAGAAAGAAATCGCTCAAGTCGCAACCATTTCGGCTCAAGATGAACAGGTTGGGGAAGTGCTCGCAGAACTCATGGAAAAAGTGGGTCACGATGGAGCCATCACCGTGGAAGAAACCAAACATGGGATGGGCCTTTCTTATAAAGTCGTGGAGGGAATGCAATTCGACAATGGTTATATTTCTGCCTACATGGTGACTGATCCGGCTCGCATGGAAGCGTCGTATGACGATGTGCACATTCTTCTTACCGACAAGAAGATCTCTAGCTTCAAGGAGCTTTTGCCTTTGCTGGAGGCGCTGGTTCAATCGGGTAAAAAAGAGCTGGTGGTGCTTGCCGAAGATGTGGATGGAGATGCGCTCACCAACTTGCTCGTCAATAAGATTCGCGGAGGCTTCAGCATTCTTGCGGTGAAGGCGCCTTCGTTTGGGGATCGTCGCAAGGAAATGCTCAAGGACATTGCCGTGCTCACCGGAGGCACCGTGATTTCGGATGAACTGGGACTCAAATTGGAAAATGCCACGCTCGAACAATTGGGCCGCGCCGGAAAAGTGCTCGCGACCAAGGACCACACCATGCTGGTGGATGGGAAGGGCGATGCCAAGGCCATTGAGGCTCGTGTGGCGGAGATCAAAGCCACCATGGAACACAGCAAGTCCGACTTCGATCGTGAAAAAATGATGGAACGCATTGCGAAACTTTCGGGAGGAGTGGGAGTGATTGAAGTGGGGGCTGCCAGTGAGGTGGAACTCAAAGAAAAGAAAATGCGCATTGAGGATGCTTTGAATGCGACCAAAGCGGCTGTGAAAGAAGGCATTGTGGCCGGAGGAGGAAGTGCCCTTTTACATGCGGCGAAGGTTTTGGAAGGTTTTGAAGGAGCGAATGAAGATGAGAACATCGGGGCCCGTCTGGTTGCCAGCGTGCTTTCGATGCCCACCCGTCAAATTGCAGAAAATGCAGGTAAAAATGGGGAAGTGGTGGTGACGGAAATCCGTCGTGGAAGCAGCGAAACTTATGGTTACGACGCGTTGAACGATCGCTACCTCGATATGGTGGAAGCGGGTATTGTGGACCCCACCATGGTGACGCGCTCAGCTCTTGAAAATGCGGTTTCTGTTGCAGGAACCATTCTTACGACGGGTGCAGTGGTGACGGAAATTCCCGAAGAAAAGCCGGTTGCAGGCGGAATGCCCGACATGAGCGGGATGATGTAA
- a CDS encoding bifunctional oligoribonuclease/PAP phosphatase NrnA yields MSSDALNNFAQAKTLLDQAKRVVIIAHKNPDADAVGSNLAMREALENNGKQVLSACVDPIPENCRFLHKAETFVQDFNPADFDLIITQDCGGHKVMAFHETKPELLDRSKTLLLNIDHHASNDHFGTVNVVMPEAPATCFILFLMFSTYGWTLTPTMATALLHGLYYDTGSFMHSNTNATALRIAARLQAIGADHSRSIKEQFHTHSLAQLKLWGRALERASLNSKQAVVTGLSSKDFQELGANKDDVSGLINYLNHASPAKFCVLLTEEGNGIIKGSMRTQDPDIDLSALSQLFGGGGHTKAAGFSIPGRLVEKRSWGIS; encoded by the coding sequence ATGAGTTCAGACGCACTCAACAACTTTGCCCAAGCTAAAACTTTGCTCGATCAGGCAAAGCGCGTTGTCATTATTGCACATAAAAATCCAGACGCGGATGCCGTGGGCTCCAACCTAGCCATGCGCGAAGCACTGGAAAACAATGGCAAGCAAGTGCTTTCAGCCTGTGTCGATCCCATCCCAGAAAATTGCCGTTTTTTACACAAGGCAGAAACTTTTGTCCAAGACTTCAATCCCGCCGATTTCGACCTCATCATCACTCAAGATTGTGGCGGACATAAAGTCATGGCTTTTCATGAAACAAAACCGGAACTGCTCGACCGAAGTAAAACGCTGCTCCTCAACATCGATCATCACGCCTCCAACGACCATTTTGGAACCGTGAACGTGGTCATGCCCGAAGCCCCAGCCACCTGCTTCATCCTCTTTTTGATGTTCTCGACCTACGGCTGGACCCTCACCCCCACCATGGCCACCGCTCTTTTGCACGGACTGTACTACGACACCGGCTCCTTCATGCATTCCAACACCAACGCCACCGCACTGCGCATCGCGGCTCGGCTTCAAGCCATTGGCGCCGACCACTCCCGCAGCATCAAAGAGCAATTTCACACTCATTCCCTAGCTCAACTCAAGCTGTGGGGCCGCGCACTCGAACGAGCCAGCCTCAATTCCAAACAAGCCGTGGTCACCGGACTCAGCAGCAAAGATTTTCAAGAACTCGGTGCCAACAAAGACGATGTTTCAGGACTCATCAACTACCTCAACCACGCCTCACCCGCCAAATTTTGCGTGCTGCTCACCGAAGAAGGCAATGGCATCATCAAAGGCTCCATGCGCACTCAAGACCCCGACATCGATCTCTCTGCCCTGTCCCAACTTTTTGGCGGAGGGGGCCACACCAAAGCCGCCGGCTTCAGTATTCCAGGCCGCTTGGTAGAAAAACGAAGCTGGGGTATAAGTTGA
- a CDS encoding alpha/beta hydrolase, giving the protein MRNNCAHFEICQSDNDPYVSIEKAEELSHHLNTPVTLVPNAGHFNQSAAYTRFDLLLESIERLT; this is encoded by the coding sequence ATCCGCAACAACTGTGCTCATTTTGAAATTTGCCAAAGCGACAACGACCCCTACGTCTCTATAGAAAAAGCAGAGGAACTGAGCCATCACTTAAACACGCCAGTGACCCTTGTGCCCAATGCAGGACATTTCAATCAAAGTGCCGCTTACACAAGGTTTGATTTACTGTTGGAAAGCATAGAACGGCTGACCTAA
- the bcp gene encoding thioredoxin-dependent thiol peroxidase, whose product MAKTLDLGDKVPDFKLPSSEGKEMSLHDFAGKKIVLYFYPKDDTPGCTVEACDFRDTQADFSKLNAVIVGVSKDSLNSHEKFIGKYKLPFVLLSDEDLKLMEAFGVWKEKTMYGKTALGVMRSTFLIDENGVLVKAWRNVKAAGHVQKVLQELPKV is encoded by the coding sequence ATGGCAAAGACACTCGATTTAGGCGACAAAGTTCCCGACTTCAAACTCCCCTCCTCAGAAGGCAAAGAAATGAGCCTGCACGATTTTGCAGGCAAAAAAATAGTGCTTTATTTTTACCCCAAAGACGACACCCCCGGCTGCACTGTGGAAGCCTGTGACTTCCGAGACACTCAAGCCGATTTCAGTAAACTGAATGCCGTGATTGTGGGCGTGAGCAAAGACTCACTGAATTCGCATGAAAAATTCATCGGCAAATACAAACTGCCCTTTGTTTTACTCAGTGACGAAGATTTAAAGTTGATGGAAGCCTTCGGCGTGTGGAAAGAAAAAACCATGTATGGGAAAACCGCACTCGGCGTGATGCGTTCCACCTTTCTCATCGATGAAAATGGCGTGCTGGTGAAAGCGTGGCGCAACGTGAAAGCCGCCGGCCACGTTCAAAAAGTCTTGCAAGAATTGCCAAAAGTGTAA
- a CDS encoding lamin tail domain-containing protein gives MFKKLLSFFIFLSLCAPTALATPSPASSSTGCPATTTSSGAISTTLRISALYPNPNTGEAEWIEVTNTGTQTLDLANYTLEDATGNPWAASGNLEAGEAIQITGFSFQLNNSNETVTLKTSTGTQVDTWTYASSSKGTILYRNASASTSSTENTTNASQTEQTTSAPASTPTEWPTFSEAMPNPEGSDGSEEWIELYNPHSQTLNLNGLQLDDGEEGSSPHTLSGSLPAESYLLISIQDSHLNLNNTEDHVRLLGINNEILWDHPYSDPDEGSSLIAHGSSTAWTTTPTPGEENVQSGNLSEETEEDEETSSESNESDYQNGDLSEEVTVTEVFPNPEGPDNEEEWIELTNGGGEAVNLGNWTLTDASGRSYTFPDSTVIQAGETLVLYRTESAISLNNSNESLTLADHTGEVMSEVSFDSSQEDESYSEIQIEEVSSTQASVSGLGNPVLTVWQWVTPSPGSQNPVWKQIKGSVTEFDEGLLTLFDGISSWTFKTANAATDELLYEPGNVLLVQASLKDELYEVMHAELVQSATSTDKGGSFPWSTVLSITGLSAWGGYELYKRRKSILNFRPQALQ, from the coding sequence ATGTTCAAAAAATTGCTCAGCTTCTTTATTTTTTTAAGCCTCTGTGCCCCAACGGCCTTAGCGACTCCAAGCCCAGCCAGCTCTTCTACAGGCTGCCCCGCCACAACCACTTCCAGTGGAGCGATCTCCACAACCTTAAGAATCTCTGCCCTTTACCCCAACCCCAATACCGGTGAAGCCGAATGGATTGAAGTGACGAACACCGGCACTCAAACCCTAGATCTCGCCAACTACACCTTAGAAGACGCCACAGGCAACCCTTGGGCCGCTAGCGGAAATCTGGAAGCAGGCGAAGCCATACAAATCACTGGCTTCTCTTTTCAACTCAACAACTCCAATGAAACCGTGACCTTAAAAACCAGCACCGGCACCCAAGTCGACACCTGGACTTATGCAAGCAGCAGCAAGGGCACCATTCTTTATAGAAACGCAAGCGCAAGCACCTCCAGCACTGAAAACACCACAAACGCCAGCCAAACCGAACAAACCACCTCTGCCCCTGCCAGCACCCCCACCGAATGGCCCACTTTCTCAGAAGCCATGCCCAATCCTGAGGGTTCAGACGGCAGCGAAGAATGGATTGAACTTTACAATCCTCACTCTCAAACCTTAAACCTAAACGGCTTACAATTGGACGACGGCGAAGAGGGCAGCAGCCCTCACACACTCAGTGGAAGCCTGCCCGCAGAAAGCTATTTGCTCATCAGCATCCAAGACAGTCATTTGAACCTCAACAACACCGAAGATCACGTTCGTCTGCTCGGGATCAACAATGAAATTTTATGGGATCACCCCTACTCAGACCCAGACGAAGGCAGCAGTTTGATTGCTCATGGAAGCAGCACTGCCTGGACCACCACTCCCACCCCTGGTGAAGAAAACGTACAAAGTGGAAATCTAAGTGAAGAAACAGAAGAGGATGAAGAAACTTCCAGCGAAAGCAATGAAAGCGATTACCAAAACGGAGACCTTTCCGAAGAAGTGACCGTGACCGAAGTGTTTCCCAACCCCGAAGGCCCCGACAACGAAGAAGAATGGATCGAGCTCACCAACGGCGGTGGTGAAGCAGTGAATTTGGGCAACTGGACTCTCACCGATGCCTCAGGTCGCAGCTACACCTTTCCCGACAGCACCGTGATTCAAGCCGGTGAAACCCTCGTGCTCTACCGCACCGAATCCGCCATCTCTTTGAACAATTCCAATGAAAGCCTAACCCTGGCCGATCACACCGGCGAAGTGATGAGTGAAGTGAGTTTTGACTCCTCCCAAGAAGACGAATCCTATTCTGAAATTCAAATCGAAGAAGTCAGCTCGACTCAAGCCTCGGTGTCAGGACTCGGCAACCCTGTGCTCACCGTATGGCAGTGGGTCACGCCCAGTCCTGGGAGTCAAAACCCAGTTTGGAAACAGATCAAAGGCAGCGTGACCGAATTTGATGAAGGCCTGCTCACTCTCTTCGATGGCATCAGCTCTTGGACCTTCAAAACGGCCAACGCCGCAACCGACGAGCTGCTCTACGAACCCGGCAACGTGCTGCTGGTGCAAGCCTCCCTCAAAGACGAACTGTATGAAGTGATGCACGCCGAACTCGTGCAAAGCGCCACAAGCACAGATAAAGGAGGCTCCTTCCCTTGGAGTACGGTGCTCAGCATCACCGGACTCAGCGCCTGGGGCGGCTATGAACTCTACAAACGTCGAAAATCCATTTTGAATTTTAGACCCCAGGCCTTACAATGA
- the rny gene encoding ribonuclease Y: MTLILLLLGLAVGGGAGFFFRNQQIKGEDLKKRQQQEKALNEAHTKANDMIMKAKNEAMREREEAQKEERMKRKKLEESEQRLVKKEEQMDARVEDLDKMKAKLEEQAEHLKKDREKALGLVSEQEKKLQDVAGLSHEEAKQLLLDQIEKEFKDELVHYAKKLERDMKEEVDQKARQILADAIQRYASETTVESTTTAVPLPQEDMKGRIIGREGRNINAFESVTGVDVIVDDTPGNIIISGFDPIRRYMAKITLERLVEDGRIHPARIEEMYAKVKEEVNLLIKDLGEKAAFEVGVAGLPPNLLKILGRLKFRIAYGQNVLKHSLEVAFLAAELAGLMGANVDLCKKAGLLHDIGKAVDHEVQGKHAMIGRDILKKFGLSDELLHCVEANEGDVDAETVEAKIVQVANLISVARPGANKDNMENYVKRLAEIEKLATDHEGIEKAFAVQAGRELRVFVNPENVDDLQSIKLSHELARQIEKELQYPGKIKVEVIREKRVEAFAG, from the coding sequence GTGACCTTGATACTCCTTCTACTTGGACTGGCGGTGGGAGGAGGTGCCGGATTTTTTTTCCGGAACCAGCAGATCAAAGGCGAAGATCTCAAAAAACGCCAACAGCAAGAGAAGGCCCTTAACGAAGCGCACACGAAGGCCAATGACATGATCATGAAGGCCAAAAATGAGGCCATGCGCGAGCGCGAAGAAGCTCAAAAAGAGGAGCGAATGAAGCGTAAGAAATTGGAAGAATCGGAGCAGCGTCTTGTAAAAAAAGAAGAGCAGATGGATGCGCGCGTCGAAGATCTCGACAAAATGAAAGCCAAGCTCGAGGAGCAAGCGGAACATCTGAAAAAAGATCGTGAAAAGGCCTTGGGTCTTGTGAGTGAGCAAGAAAAGAAACTTCAAGATGTGGCCGGGCTTTCTCATGAGGAGGCCAAGCAATTGCTCCTGGATCAGATTGAAAAAGAATTCAAGGATGAATTGGTCCACTATGCTAAAAAACTGGAGCGTGATATGAAGGAAGAAGTTGATCAAAAAGCTCGACAAATCCTTGCCGATGCCATTCAGCGCTACGCTTCTGAAACCACAGTGGAATCCACCACGACGGCGGTGCCTTTGCCTCAAGAGGATATGAAGGGGCGCATCATCGGGCGTGAAGGACGCAACATCAACGCTTTTGAATCCGTGACAGGTGTGGATGTGATTGTGGATGACACTCCGGGAAACATCATCATCAGTGGTTTTGATCCCATTCGTCGTTACATGGCTAAAATCACTTTGGAACGTCTGGTGGAAGACGGACGTATTCATCCGGCTCGCATTGAAGAGATGTACGCCAAGGTGAAGGAAGAAGTGAACCTTCTTATTAAAGATTTGGGAGAAAAAGCAGCTTTTGAAGTTGGAGTGGCCGGTTTGCCTCCGAATTTGCTCAAGATTTTAGGGCGGCTCAAGTTCCGTATTGCCTATGGTCAAAATGTACTCAAGCATTCCTTAGAAGTGGCCTTTTTAGCTGCGGAGCTCGCCGGTTTGATGGGAGCGAATGTGGATCTTTGTAAAAAGGCCGGGCTTTTGCACGACATTGGTAAAGCTGTGGATCATGAGGTTCAGGGTAAGCATGCCATGATCGGGCGCGACATTTTGAAAAAGTTTGGACTTTCGGATGAGCTTTTGCACTGTGTGGAGGCCAACGAAGGCGACGTGGATGCAGAAACGGTGGAAGCCAAGATTGTTCAGGTTGCAAACTTGATTTCTGTGGCGCGTCCTGGAGCCAACAAGGACAATATGGAAAACTATGTGAAGCGCCTTGCAGAAATTGAAAAACTCGCAACGGATCACGAGGGCATCGAAAAGGCCTTTGCGGTTCAAGCGGGTCGCGAATTGCGCGTCTTTGTGAATCCTGAAAACGTCGATGACCTTCAGTCCATCAAACTCTCTCACGAACTGGCTCGCCAGATTGAAAAAGAACTCCAATACCCTGGCAAAATCAAGGTGGAGGTGATCCGCGAGAAGCGCGTGGAGGCGTTTGCGGGGTGA
- a CDS encoding sigma-70 family RNA polymerase sigma factor: MNSALIEKAKVNPDAFGNLYEAFYDPLYRFVYIRVKNQDLCEDLLSQVWEKVLTHLKTLKSNAPEVFRAWIFRITLNTIHEHFRQHGKTLLPFPEDWDPPGNEDPIEELHGKTLEESITLVLHSLPPIEREICSLKIFGELKNNEIAKCVNRSENLVAAYLSRSLKQVRTRLSSHLY, from the coding sequence ATGAATTCAGCTCTCATCGAAAAAGCAAAAGTAAATCCTGACGCCTTTGGCAATCTCTACGAGGCGTTCTACGATCCACTCTATCGTTTCGTATACATAAGAGTTAAAAATCAAGACCTCTGTGAAGACCTACTCAGCCAAGTCTGGGAAAAAGTCCTCACTCATCTTAAAACCTTGAAAAGCAACGCACCCGAAGTATTCAGAGCATGGATTTTCCGAATCACCCTCAACACCATCCATGAGCACTTTCGCCAGCACGGTAAAACTCTACTCCCTTTCCCAGAAGATTGGGATCCGCCAGGAAACGAAGATCCCATAGAAGAGCTTCATGGAAAAACCCTAGAAGAAAGCATCACTCTAGTGCTCCACAGTTTGCCTCCAATAGAACGTGAGATTTGTAGCCTTAAAATTTTCGGGGAACTCAAGAACAACGAGATCGCAAAATGCGTCAATCGATCTGAAAATCTAGTGGCAGCTTATCTTTCACGGAGTCTAAAACAAGTCCGCACACGCTTATCCTCTCACCTCTATTAA
- a CDS encoding NAD(P)H-dependent oxidoreductase subunit E yields MKVIKICQAGSCQRNFATNTLKKAEETLGIKAGENTPDGKLRLETCGCLSNCDFGPNVYIGTYEESPLSLFLKDGKVENHMTPSRIEKRLHELKDETSGQSPPSVNPFKLPNL; encoded by the coding sequence ATGAAAGTCATTAAAATCTGCCAAGCAGGGTCATGCCAAAGAAACTTCGCTACGAACACCTTAAAGAAAGCGGAGGAAACACTTGGCATCAAAGCCGGCGAAAACACACCCGACGGTAAGCTGCGACTCGAAACCTGTGGCTGCCTTTCCAACTGCGACTTTGGCCCCAACGTGTACATCGGCACTTACGAAGAAAGTCCCTTGTCCCTCTTCTTAAAGGACGGTAAAGTTGAGAACCATATGACGCCCAGCCGCATCGAAAAACGCCTCCACGAACTCAAAGATGAAACCTCAGGCCAAAGCCCTCCAAGTGTCAATCCATTCAAACTCCCCAATCTCTAA
- a CDS encoding alpha/beta fold hydrolase, protein MASIFIFHGIDGSPEENWFPWMKSELEKRGHSVIVPQFPHGKGHNLATWLEHFSKYEKDLTDDSILIGHSMAGAFMLTLLETHPVRACFLVAGFIGPLGLKVFDERNASFTEKVLPGRKSATTVLILKFAKATTTPTSL, encoded by the coding sequence ATGGCTTCCATTTTCATCTTTCACGGCATAGACGGCTCACCCGAAGAAAATTGGTTCCCTTGGATGAAATCGGAACTGGAAAAAAGAGGGCATTCAGTGATCGTACCCCAATTTCCTCATGGCAAAGGGCACAACCTAGCCACTTGGTTGGAACATTTTTCCAAGTACGAAAAAGACCTTACCGACGATAGCATTTTAATAGGCCACAGCATGGCAGGCGCCTTCATGCTCACTCTTTTAGAAACCCACCCCGTTCGTGCTTGTTTCTTAGTTGCAGGATTCATTGGCCCCTTGGGGTTAAAAGTGTTTGATGAAAGAAATGCCAGTTTCACTGAAAAAGTTTTGCCTGGCAGAAAATCCGCAACAACTGTGCTCATTTTGAAATTTGCCAAAGCGACAACGACCCCTACGTCTCTATAG
- a CDS encoding peroxiredoxin gives MCSSNGSCNCGKSACSCKEKACLQVGKAAPDFTAEALFKDGVKTVSLKDYRGKWLVLFFYPLDFTFVCPTEITAFNDAYDDFAAMNTEVLSASVDSVHAHMAWQKDLGIMKFGMLSDLSHQISRDYGVLIEDKGIALRGAFVIDPEGVLKMAVVHDLAIGRNVDEIVRVVKACQSGELCPINWKPGEKTLGKA, from the coding sequence ATGTGCTCCTCCAACGGTTCCTGCAACTGCGGAAAATCCGCCTGCTCTTGTAAAGAAAAAGCTTGCCTTCAAGTGGGCAAAGCCGCTCCCGATTTCACTGCTGAAGCCCTTTTCAAAGACGGCGTAAAAACCGTGTCCCTCAAAGATTATCGCGGAAAATGGCTGGTGCTCTTCTTCTACCCGCTCGATTTCACCTTCGTCTGTCCCACCGAAATCACGGCTTTCAACGACGCCTACGACGACTTTGCCGCCATGAACACCGAAGTGCTCTCCGCATCCGTGGACAGCGTGCACGCTCACATGGCCTGGCAAAAAGACCTCGGCATAATGAAATTTGGAATGCTTTCCGACCTCAGTCACCAAATCAGCCGCGACTACGGCGTGCTCATTGAAGACAAGGGCATTGCTCTACGTGGGGCCTTCGTGATCGACCCTGAAGGAGTACTCAAAATGGCCGTGGTGCATGATCTTGCCATCGGACGCAACGTAGATGAAATCGTTCGCGTGGTCAAAGCCTGCCAAAGCGGTGAACTTTGCCCCATCAATTGGAAACCGGGTGAAAAAACGCTGGGAAAGGCGTAG
- a CDS encoding RNA polymerase sigma factor has product MEEEELIEAARKDPEAFGVLFDLYHPKILAYLIHRTGELALAQDLAAETFFKALSKLWQFRWRSVSFSAWLYRIATNELRMHFRGKKKLCSLEAMMENTGFDLKDSADLEEELRLAEEVLERHEEFLRVQKQIQTLPLLYQEVIALRFFEEKSVKEIASILNKREGTVKSLLSRGLEKLRALQPF; this is encoded by the coding sequence TTGGAGGAAGAAGAACTCATTGAAGCTGCCAGAAAAGACCCCGAGGCCTTTGGGGTGCTTTTTGACTTGTACCATCCTAAGATCCTTGCTTATTTGATTCATCGAACGGGGGAGTTGGCTTTGGCTCAAGATTTGGCTGCGGAAACTTTTTTTAAGGCACTGAGTAAACTATGGCAGTTTCGTTGGCGCTCGGTTTCGTTTTCGGCGTGGCTTTATCGCATTGCAACCAATGAACTACGCATGCATTTTAGAGGGAAAAAGAAGCTGTGTTCTTTGGAAGCCATGATGGAAAATACTGGGTTTGATCTCAAAGATTCCGCTGATTTAGAAGAGGAGCTTCGTTTGGCTGAGGAAGTGCTTGAGCGTCATGAGGAATTTTTACGTGTGCAAAAACAAATCCAGACTTTGCCGCTGCTTTATCAAGAAGTCATTGCTCTCCGTTTTTTTGAGGAGAAAAGTGTTAAAGAAATCGCCAGCATTCTCAATAAAAGAGAAGGCACCGTGAAATCCCTTCTTTCTCGCGGACTGGAAAAGTTACGAGCGTTGCAACCCTTTTAA